From a single Micromonospora carbonacea genomic region:
- a CDS encoding extracellular catalytic domain type 1 short-chain-length polyhydroxyalkanoate depolymerase: protein MTFSDFRPAAGTPGGRSHRPSPSPAATRLAGALALLVGLTLLAGCTRGGGGIGDGGPGADRASDGASTADVPVGSSQRTLTVDGRERTYRLYRPASAKLTEPVPLVVMLHGAAGTGEQAEEAYGWTEEADRNGFVAVFPDGINRAWAVGRECCGAPAREGVDDVKFITELVRTVGETVPVDPARTYVSGISNGGLLAFRLVCDTTVFAAVGAVATTLTGQCDDPKPVSVLHIQGKLDKTMPYGGGPGRRDNGGTGRNPVKIDGPPAPELAARWRAVDDCGEPKDTTDGPVVRTAATCPEGRAVELITITDAGHQWPGGKPNPPRAQRLLNLDPPSTALNATETIWQFFSAHPKPAGG from the coding sequence ATGACTTTTTCCGATTTTCGCCCTGCCGCCGGGACGCCCGGCGGTCGGTCGCACCGACCGTCGCCCTCCCCCGCCGCCACCCGACTCGCCGGGGCGCTCGCGCTCCTCGTCGGGCTGACCCTGCTCGCCGGCTGCACCCGCGGCGGCGGCGGGATCGGTGACGGCGGGCCGGGGGCCGACCGGGCCTCCGACGGCGCGTCGACGGCGGACGTGCCCGTCGGCTCGTCCCAGCGCACCCTGACCGTCGACGGGCGCGAACGCACCTACCGGCTGTACCGGCCCGCCTCGGCGAAGCTGACCGAGCCGGTCCCGCTCGTGGTCATGCTGCACGGCGCGGCCGGCACCGGCGAACAGGCCGAGGAGGCGTACGGCTGGACGGAGGAGGCCGACCGCAACGGCTTCGTGGCCGTCTTCCCCGACGGCATCAACCGCGCCTGGGCGGTCGGGCGCGAGTGCTGCGGCGCGCCGGCCCGCGAGGGCGTCGACGACGTCAAGTTCATCACGGAGCTGGTCCGCACCGTCGGCGAGACGGTCCCGGTCGACCCGGCCCGCACGTACGTCTCCGGGATCTCCAACGGCGGGCTGCTGGCGTTCCGGCTGGTCTGCGACACCACGGTCTTCGCCGCCGTCGGCGCGGTGGCGACCACCCTCACCGGGCAGTGCGACGACCCCAAGCCGGTGTCGGTGCTGCACATCCAGGGCAAGCTCGACAAGACCATGCCCTACGGCGGCGGCCCCGGCCGGCGCGACAACGGCGGCACCGGCCGCAACCCGGTGAAGATCGACGGCCCGCCCGCCCCCGAGCTGGCCGCCCGGTGGCGCGCCGTCGACGACTGCGGCGAGCCGAAGGACACCACCGACGGCCCGGTCGTCCGCACCGCCGCCACCTGCCCCGAGGGGCGCGCCGTCGAGCTGATCACCATCACCGACGCCGGCCACCAGTGGCCCGGCGGCAAGCCGAACCCGCCCCGCGCGCAGCGGCTGCTCAACCTCGACCCGCCCTCCACCGCGCTGAACGCCACCGAGACCATCTGGCAGTTCTTCAGCGCCCACCCCAAGCCCGCCGGCGGCTGA
- a CDS encoding ABC transporter ATP-binding protein, whose product MPSRDGPAVVEVADLVKRYPRSDTNAVDGLSFAVAPGEIFGLFGPNGAGKSTTVGILTTRLRATGGRVLVGGVDVGRDPAAARAQLAVVPQHNNLDRALTPRQNLVYHATYHGLPRREAESRAGELLERFGLTERADRRIEAYSGGMAQRLMIARALTHDPMVLFLDEPTNALDPQTRLLIWGQIRQLRERGVAIVLTTHAMNEAARIVDRVGIVDHGRLLTCDTPDNLVRGLAGDALLDLTLTPAPGDDPEALCAALGELDGVRKAERLASPTVPAGLRGGAGLPGGAGGGAALAALAARAGGGARPGGGGLAALAGAGLLGRGGAAGRNGGGPAGRGRLRVRLHLATDPAALLGAAVTVLTTRSAALNAIDIGEPSLEDVFIELTGREPR is encoded by the coding sequence ATGCCCAGCAGAGACGGGCCGGCCGTGGTCGAGGTCGCCGACCTCGTCAAGCGCTACCCCCGCAGCGACACCAACGCCGTGGACGGGCTGTCGTTCGCCGTCGCGCCGGGCGAGATCTTCGGACTGTTCGGGCCCAACGGCGCCGGCAAGTCCACCACCGTCGGCATCCTCACCACCCGGCTGCGGGCCACCGGCGGCCGGGTGCTGGTCGGCGGCGTCGACGTCGGGCGCGACCCCGCGGCCGCCCGCGCCCAACTGGCCGTGGTGCCCCAGCACAACAACCTGGACCGTGCCCTGACCCCCCGGCAGAACCTGGTCTACCACGCGACCTACCACGGGCTGCCCCGGCGGGAGGCCGAGAGCCGGGCCGGGGAGCTGCTGGAACGCTTCGGCCTCACCGAGCGGGCCGACCGGCGCATCGAGGCGTACTCCGGCGGGATGGCCCAGCGGCTGATGATCGCCCGGGCACTCACCCACGACCCGATGGTGCTCTTCCTCGACGAGCCGACCAACGCCCTCGACCCGCAGACCCGGCTGCTGATCTGGGGCCAGATCCGCCAGCTGCGCGAGCGCGGCGTCGCGATCGTGCTCACCACCCACGCGATGAACGAGGCGGCCCGGATCGTCGACCGGGTCGGCATCGTCGACCACGGCAGGCTGCTCACCTGCGACACCCCGGACAACCTGGTCCGGGGCCTGGCCGGCGACGCGCTGCTCGACCTCACGCTCACCCCGGCCCCCGGCGACGACCCGGAGGCGCTGTGCGCCGCCCTGGGCGAGCTGGACGGCGTACGCAAGGCGGAGCGGCTCGCGTCGCCCACCGTGCCGGCCGGTCTGCGGGGCGGCGCGGGGCTGCCCGGCGGAGCCGGCGGCGGCGCGGCGCTGGCGGCCCTGGCCGCGCGGGCCGGCGGCGGGGCGCGGCCCGGTGGCGGCGGCCTGGCCGCCCTGGCCGGCGCGGGCCTCCTCGGGCGCGGCGGCGCGGCGGGCCGCAACGGCGGGGGCCCGGCCGGGCGCGGCCGGCTGCGCGTGCGCCTGCACCTGGCCACCGACCCCGCCGCGCTGCTCGGCGCGGCGGTCACCGTGCTCACCACGCGGTCGGCGGCGCTCAACGCCATCGACATCGGGGAGCCGAGCCTGGAGGACGTCTTCATCGAACTGACCGGAAGGGAACCACGGTGA
- a CDS encoding ABC transporter permease, which yields MTAVDTPTPLRPAVTPRPRPGAGRVFAAVLRRDLMVTGRELWVILVQVGLTPLFMLFVFDTILGGQGIVGRNFADLFLPGIIALAALTTALQSVALPLVKEFGFTMEIEDRLMAPLPTSLVAIGKLVIATVRGLIAALLIYPLGALVVGSAPWRPEGLPLAFVVALLGAWIGGAIGMSLATTLPVQRINVTFSVILTPIIWTGCIHYPWPRLSLPWYQVVTALNPMTYVSEGVRGALLPEVPHIPAWVCLSVLTGVAVALTWLSVRCFSRRAVQ from the coding sequence GTGACCGCTGTAGACACGCCGACCCCGCTGCGACCGGCGGTCACCCCACGCCCGCGGCCCGGCGCCGGCCGGGTGTTCGCCGCCGTGCTGCGCCGCGACCTCATGGTCACCGGCCGGGAGCTGTGGGTCATCCTGGTGCAGGTCGGGCTGACCCCGCTGTTCATGCTCTTCGTGTTCGACACGATCCTCGGCGGGCAGGGCATCGTCGGGCGCAACTTCGCCGACCTCTTCCTGCCCGGCATCATCGCGCTGGCCGCCCTCACCACCGCGTTGCAGAGCGTGGCCCTGCCGCTGGTGAAGGAGTTCGGCTTCACCATGGAGATCGAGGACCGGCTGATGGCCCCGCTGCCGACCAGCCTCGTCGCGATCGGCAAGCTGGTCATCGCCACCGTCCGCGGGCTGATCGCGGCCCTGCTGATCTATCCGCTCGGCGCGCTGGTGGTCGGCTCCGCGCCGTGGCGTCCGGAGGGGCTGCCCCTGGCGTTCGTGGTGGCGCTGCTCGGCGCGTGGATCGGCGGGGCCATCGGGATGAGCCTGGCCACCACCCTGCCGGTGCAGCGGATCAACGTCACCTTCTCGGTGATCCTCACCCCGATCATCTGGACCGGGTGCATCCACTACCCCTGGCCGAGGCTGTCGCTGCCCTGGTACCAGGTGGTCACCGCGCTCAACCCGATGACGTACGTCTCGGAGGGGGTGCGCGGGGCGCTGCTGCCCGAGGTGCCGCACATCCCGGCGTGGGTGTGCCTGAGCGTGCTCACCGGGGTGGCCGTGGCGCTGACCTGGCTCAGCGTCCGCTGCTTCAGTCGACGGGCGGTCCAGTGA
- a CDS encoding 3'(2'),5'-bisphosphate nucleotidase CysQ, protein MPTLTPPESDAALARRLAAHAGELLLRVRSAHGHGDPAALKAAGDRASHDLLLAELASHRPDDAVLSEEDKDSRAVGHVDAGGRLTADRVWIIDPLDGTREFSEEGRSDWAVHVALWARGASTPHRLVAGAVGLPAQGRVLATDVPPTPPAPSADAAAPLRLAASRSRPPAFLADLAAEIGAELVPMGSAGAKIAAVVAGEVDAYVHAGGQYEWDSAAPVAVATAAGFHASRVDGSPLAYNQADPRLPDLLVCRQELAAPLLAALARQLSGAAAPGGSGVPSTGGVPSTGKDTR, encoded by the coding sequence ATGCCGACCCTGACCCCTCCGGAATCCGACGCGGCGCTCGCCCGCCGGCTCGCGGCCCACGCCGGCGAGCTGCTGCTGCGGGTACGCTCCGCGCACGGCCACGGTGACCCGGCCGCGCTGAAGGCCGCCGGCGACCGGGCCTCCCACGACCTCCTGCTCGCCGAGCTGGCGTCCCACCGACCGGACGACGCGGTCCTGTCCGAGGAGGACAAGGACTCCCGCGCGGTCGGGCACGTCGACGCCGGCGGCCGGCTGACCGCCGACCGGGTGTGGATCATCGACCCGTTGGACGGGACCCGGGAGTTCTCCGAGGAGGGCCGTTCGGACTGGGCGGTGCACGTGGCGCTGTGGGCGCGCGGCGCGTCGACGCCGCACCGCCTGGTGGCGGGGGCCGTGGGCCTGCCCGCGCAGGGGCGGGTGCTGGCCACCGACGTGCCGCCGACGCCGCCGGCCCCCTCCGCCGACGCCGCCGCGCCGCTGCGGCTGGCGGCCAGCCGCAGCCGTCCCCCGGCCTTCCTGGCGGACCTGGCCGCCGAGATCGGCGCCGAGCTGGTGCCGATGGGCTCGGCGGGGGCGAAGATCGCCGCTGTGGTGGCCGGTGAGGTCGACGCGTACGTCCACGCGGGCGGCCAGTACGAGTGGGACTCGGCCGCCCCGGTGGCCGTGGCCACCGCCGCCGGCTTCCACGCCTCGCGGGTCGACGGCTCCCCACTGGCCTACAACCAGGCCGACCCGCGCCTGCCCGACCTGCTGGTGTGCCGTCAGGAGCTCGCCGCGCCGCTGCTCGCCGCCCTCGCGCGGCAGCTCTCCGGCGCGGCGGCCCCCGGCGGCTCCGGCGTCCCCTCGACCGGAGGCGTCCCCTCGACCGGAAAGGACACGCGATGA
- the cysD gene encoding sulfate adenylyltransferase subunit CysD, with translation MSSGSAAYQVSQLDELEAESIFVMREVVAEMERPVLLFSGGKDSIVMLRLAQKAFAPASVPFPVMHVDTGHNFPEVLEYRDRRVAELGLQLIVASVPEALARGLVRESGDGMRNRIQTPVLLDAVEKHRFDALFGGARRDEEKARAKERVFSFRDEFGQWDPKNQRPELWSLYNGRHHPGESIRVFPLSNWTELDVWHYIARERIPLPSIYFAHEREVVERDGMLYAVNEFFTPRAGEERFVEVVRYRTVGDASCTAAVRSDAASVVAVIEEVAATRVTERGATRGDDRVSEAAMEDRKREGYF, from the coding sequence ATGAGCAGCGGATCGGCTGCGTACCAGGTCTCCCAGCTCGACGAGTTGGAGGCGGAGAGCATCTTCGTGATGCGTGAGGTGGTTGCGGAGATGGAGCGGCCGGTGCTGCTCTTCTCGGGTGGTAAGGATTCGATCGTGATGTTGCGGTTGGCGCAGAAGGCGTTTGCGCCGGCGAGTGTGCCGTTTCCGGTGATGCATGTGGATACGGGGCACAACTTTCCCGAGGTGTTGGAGTATCGGGATCGTCGGGTGGCGGAGTTGGGGTTGCAGTTGATCGTGGCGTCGGTGCCGGAGGCGTTGGCGCGGGGGTTGGTGCGGGAGTCCGGGGACGGGATGCGGAACCGGATCCAGACGCCGGTGTTGTTGGACGCGGTGGAGAAGCACCGGTTCGACGCGTTGTTTGGTGGGGCGCGTCGGGATGAGGAGAAGGCGCGGGCGAAGGAGCGGGTGTTCTCGTTCCGGGACGAGTTCGGGCAGTGGGATCCGAAGAACCAGCGGCCGGAGTTGTGGTCGTTGTACAACGGTCGGCATCATCCGGGTGAGTCGATCCGGGTGTTCCCGTTGTCGAACTGGACCGAGTTGGATGTGTGGCACTACATCGCGCGGGAGCGGATTCCGTTGCCGTCGATCTATTTCGCGCATGAGCGTGAGGTGGTGGAGCGGGACGGGATGTTGTATGCGGTGAACGAGTTCTTCACCCCGCGGGCGGGTGAGGAACGGTTCGTGGAGGTGGTGCGGTACCGGACGGTGGGGGATGCGTCGTGTACGGCGGCGGTGCGGTCGGACGCGGCGAGTGTGGTGGCGGTGATCGAGGAGGTGGCCGCGACGCGGGTCACCGAGCGGGGTGCGACGCGGGGCGACGACCGGGTCAGTGAGGCCGCCATGGAGGACCGTAAGCGGGAGGGGTACTTCTGA
- a CDS encoding sulfate adenylyltransferase subunit 1, whose translation MSIDMAPVEVEARPMDLLRFATAGSVDDGKSTLIGRLLYDTKSLFTDQLAAVEAVSAARGDEYTNLALLTDGLRAEREQGITIDVAYRYFATPRRKFIIADTPGHIQYTRNMVTGASTADLALILVDARKGLVEQSRRHAFLCSLLRVPHLVLCVNKMDLVDFDREVFEAIADEFTAFAAKLDVPDLTVVPVSALRGDNIVSRSEDMPWYEGPSLLHHLERVHIASDRNLQDVRFPVQYVIRPQSTTVTDYRGYAGQVASGVLKAGDEVMVLPSGFTSRIAAVETADGPVEEAFPPMSVTVRLEDEIDISRGDMICRPHNAPAVAQDIEAMVCWMDETRPLTVGGRYAIKHTTRSARAIVRGLHYRLDINSLHRDETATELKLNEIGRIRIRTTVPLLVDDYHRNRTTGGFVIIDEATNRTVGAGMVVQRD comes from the coding sequence ATGAGCATCGACATGGCGCCGGTCGAGGTGGAGGCGCGGCCGATGGACCTGTTGCGGTTCGCCACGGCCGGGAGTGTGGACGACGGTAAGTCGACGTTGATCGGCCGGTTGTTGTATGACACGAAGTCGTTGTTCACCGATCAGTTGGCGGCGGTGGAGGCGGTGTCGGCGGCGCGGGGGGACGAGTACACGAACCTGGCGTTGTTGACCGACGGGTTGCGGGCGGAGCGGGAGCAGGGCATCACGATCGACGTGGCGTACCGGTACTTCGCGACGCCGCGGCGGAAGTTCATCATCGCGGACACGCCGGGTCACATCCAGTACACGCGGAACATGGTGACGGGGGCGTCGACGGCGGACCTGGCGTTGATCCTGGTGGACGCGCGTAAGGGCCTGGTGGAGCAGTCGCGGCGGCACGCGTTCCTGTGTTCGTTGTTGCGGGTGCCGCACCTGGTGTTGTGTGTGAACAAGATGGACCTGGTCGACTTCGACCGGGAGGTGTTCGAGGCGATCGCGGACGAGTTCACGGCGTTCGCGGCGAAGCTGGACGTGCCGGACCTGACGGTGGTGCCGGTGTCGGCGCTGCGGGGGGACAACATCGTGTCCCGGTCGGAGGACATGCCGTGGTATGAGGGGCCGTCGTTGCTGCACCATCTGGAGCGGGTGCACATCGCCTCGGACCGGAACCTGCAGGACGTGCGGTTCCCGGTGCAGTACGTGATCCGGCCGCAGTCCACCACGGTGACCGACTACCGGGGGTATGCCGGTCAGGTCGCCTCGGGCGTGCTCAAGGCCGGTGACGAGGTGATGGTGTTGCCGTCGGGGTTCACCTCGCGCATCGCCGCGGTGGAGACCGCCGACGGGCCGGTGGAGGAGGCGTTCCCCCCGATGTCGGTCACCGTGCGGCTGGAAGACGAGATCGACATCTCCCGTGGAGACATGATCTGCCGGCCGCACAACGCCCCGGCGGTGGCGCAGGACATCGAGGCGATGGTCTGCTGGATGGACGAGACCCGTCCCTTGACCGTCGGCGGCCGCTACGCCATCAAGCACACCACCCGCTCCGCGCGGGCCATCGTGCGGGGCCTGCACTACCGCCTCGACATCAACTCCCTGCACCGCGACGAAACCGCCACCGAACTCAAACTCAACGAGATCGGCCGGATCCGCATCCGCACCACCGTTCCGCTGCTCGTCGACGACTACCACCGCAACCGCACGACGGGCGGCTTCGTGATCATCGACGAGGCCACCAACCGCACGGTGGGCGCGGGCATGGTCGTGCAACGGGACTGA
- a CDS encoding T3SS (YopN, CesT) and YbjN peptide-binding chaperone 1, which translates to MTARDTRWQRWVAALAARPTTTTTAAPVPGRTRLAAALAARPVVGPRRPPPPVFDGGDAEGGKLTERVKGILAAVLGVTADQLRVDADGDVGIRAGSAMIFVRVQDDPPLVDVFSPLLTGVEPTQTLYQRLSDLTNGLVVGRVYCTGGTVWASIPVFGQDFVPTHLLLAVRGMIALADDLDDRLRLEFGGSRFFGSEATGGLTPVPDPTGYLRDLADSGASGARGAGSVLVDLLADRGHTDELQLRADHGDGHAAARLAALLAERGEAEDAERYWRVAADLGDPGAHVELAALLAAGGRPDEAIDLLRRAVEQGDRRSLPLLITLLTEHGQLDEGIDLLRRWAAGAYPPGA; encoded by the coding sequence ATGACGGCGCGTGACACCCGGTGGCAGCGGTGGGTCGCCGCGCTGGCCGCCCGCCCGACGACGACCACGACCGCCGCGCCGGTTCCCGGGCGCACCCGGCTGGCCGCCGCGCTGGCCGCGCGGCCGGTCGTCGGCCCGCGCCGCCCGCCGCCGCCCGTGTTCGACGGCGGGGACGCCGAGGGCGGCAAGCTCACCGAGCGGGTGAAGGGGATCCTGGCCGCGGTCCTCGGCGTGACCGCCGACCAGCTCCGGGTCGACGCCGACGGCGACGTGGGCATCCGCGCCGGCTCCGCCATGATCTTCGTACGGGTCCAGGACGACCCGCCCCTGGTGGACGTCTTCTCGCCGCTGCTCACCGGCGTCGAGCCGACCCAGACGCTCTACCAGCGCCTCTCCGACCTGACCAACGGGCTGGTCGTCGGCCGGGTCTACTGCACCGGCGGCACGGTGTGGGCCTCCATCCCCGTCTTCGGGCAGGACTTCGTCCCCACCCACCTGCTGCTGGCCGTACGCGGGATGATCGCCCTGGCCGACGACCTCGACGACCGGCTGCGCCTGGAGTTCGGCGGCAGCCGGTTCTTCGGGTCGGAGGCGACCGGGGGGCTGACCCCGGTGCCCGACCCGACCGGCTACCTGCGCGACCTCGCCGACTCGGGTGCCTCGGGGGCGCGGGGCGCGGGCAGCGTCCTCGTCGACCTGCTGGCCGACCGGGGGCACACCGACGAGCTGCAGCTGCGCGCCGACCACGGCGACGGGCACGCCGCCGCCCGGTTGGCGGCCCTGCTGGCGGAGCGGGGGGAGGCGGAGGACGCCGAACGCTACTGGCGCGTCGCCGCCGACCTCGGCGATCCCGGTGCGCACGTCGAGCTGGCCGCCCTGCTGGCCGCCGGTGGCCGCCCGGACGAGGCGATCGACCTGCTGCGGCGCGCCGTCGAGCAGGGCGACCGCCGGTCCCTGCCGCTGCTGATCACGCTGCTGACCGAGCACGGGCAGCTCGACGAGGGCATCGACCTGCTGCGCCGCTGGGCGGCCGGGGCCTACCCGCCCGGGGCCTGA
- a CDS encoding PIN domain-containing protein, producing the protein MDHEDRIALFLDYENLALGAREHLGGMVFDLRPLADALAERGRVVVRRAYADWSYFDEDRRMLTRSHVELIEMPQRMGASRKNAADIKMAVDAVELAFERAYVSTFVICTGDSDFTPLVHKLRELNKRVIGVGVEKSTSALLPPACDEFLYYDRLEGVDVPPARARRGRPARLPSPEAGQVEQAGQVEAGEAAEPEAQPVGAEPARDVDTLSVLVAQTVAGLQGSSSGEVTASTLKRTLLRKDPTFSESDYGFRTFGELLRHLAGRTVIELAEGPAKGDPEVSLPEHGDREVAFGLLRSVVADLAGGGGDVALSGLKNQLRRARPDFSEKKLGYRSFLQFCKAAATSGVVDLRWSADADDYLLTVPAAS; encoded by the coding sequence GTGGATCACGAAGACCGCATCGCCCTGTTCCTCGACTACGAGAACCTCGCGCTGGGGGCGCGCGAACACCTCGGCGGCATGGTCTTCGACCTGCGTCCCCTCGCCGACGCCCTCGCCGAGCGGGGGCGGGTGGTGGTGCGCCGGGCGTACGCCGACTGGTCCTACTTCGACGAGGACCGGCGGATGCTCACCCGCTCCCACGTCGAGCTGATCGAGATGCCGCAGCGCATGGGCGCCTCGCGCAAGAACGCGGCCGACATCAAGATGGCCGTCGACGCCGTGGAGCTGGCCTTCGAGCGGGCGTACGTCTCGACGTTCGTGATCTGCACCGGCGACAGCGACTTCACGCCGCTGGTGCACAAGCTGCGGGAGCTCAACAAGCGGGTCATCGGCGTGGGCGTGGAGAAGTCCACCTCGGCGCTGCTGCCGCCGGCCTGCGACGAGTTCCTCTACTACGACCGCCTCGAGGGTGTCGACGTCCCGCCGGCGCGCGCCCGGCGCGGCCGTCCGGCCCGGCTGCCCAGCCCGGAGGCCGGGCAGGTCGAGCAGGCCGGGCAGGTCGAGGCGGGGGAGGCGGCGGAGCCCGAGGCGCAGCCGGTGGGCGCGGAGCCGGCCCGCGACGTCGACACGCTCAGCGTGCTGGTGGCGCAGACCGTCGCCGGTCTCCAGGGCAGCTCCAGCGGGGAGGTCACCGCCTCGACGCTCAAGCGCACCCTGCTGCGCAAGGACCCGACGTTCAGCGAGTCCGACTACGGCTTCCGCACCTTCGGCGAGCTGCTGCGCCACCTCGCCGGGCGGACGGTGATCGAGCTGGCCGAGGGGCCGGCGAAGGGCGACCCGGAGGTGTCCCTGCCCGAGCACGGCGACCGGGAGGTGGCCTTCGGGCTGCTCCGGTCCGTGGTCGCCGACCTGGCCGGCGGCGGGGGCGACGTCGCCCTGTCCGGGCTGAAGAACCAGCTGCGCCGGGCGCGCCCCGACTTCAGCGAGAAGAAGCTCGGCTATCGCAGCTTCCTCCAGTTCTGCAAGGCGGCCGCCACCAGCGGGGTCGTCGACCTGCGGTGGAGCGCCGACGCCGACGACTACCTGCTGACCGTGCCGGCGGCCTCCTGA
- a CDS encoding alpha/beta fold hydrolase: protein MHLILIPGFWLDGASWRDVTPALEGAGHRVRALTLPGLDPADADRATVRLRDHVAAVVAAVDEADGPVVLVGHSAGGAIAHAAADARPGRVARVVHVDAVPSGDGDALTDRLPVVDGMIPLPDWSAFGEESLRDLDDELRAAFRAQAVPLPAAVAYDPQVLTDERRYDVPATVITCEYPAAQLREWIDEGHPYVAELAAVRDVDYVDLPTGHWPQFTRPAELAQAILAAVDRR, encoded by the coding sequence ATGCACCTGATCCTGATCCCCGGCTTCTGGCTCGACGGCGCGTCCTGGCGCGACGTCACGCCGGCCCTCGAAGGGGCGGGCCACCGCGTGCGGGCGCTCACCCTGCCCGGCCTCGACCCGGCCGACGCCGACCGCGCCACCGTCCGGCTGCGCGACCACGTCGCCGCGGTCGTCGCCGCCGTCGACGAGGCCGACGGGCCGGTCGTGCTCGTCGGGCACTCCGCCGGCGGGGCGATCGCGCACGCCGCCGCCGACGCGCGGCCCGGGCGGGTCGCCCGGGTCGTCCACGTGGACGCCGTGCCGTCGGGCGACGGTGACGCCCTCACCGACCGGTTGCCGGTGGTCGACGGGATGATCCCGCTGCCCGACTGGTCGGCGTTCGGCGAGGAGAGCCTGCGCGACCTCGACGACGAGCTGCGGGCGGCGTTCCGGGCCCAGGCGGTGCCGCTGCCCGCGGCGGTCGCCTACGACCCGCAGGTGCTCACCGACGAGCGCCGCTACGACGTGCCCGCCACGGTGATCACCTGCGAATACCCGGCCGCCCAGCTGCGAGAGTGGATCGACGAGGGGCACCCCTACGTGGCCGAGCTGGCCGCCGTGCGCGACGTCGACTACGTCGACCTGCCCACCGGCCACTGGCCGCAGTTCACGAGGCCGGCGGAGCTGGCGCAGGCGATCCTCGCGGCGGTCGACCGGCGGTGA
- a CDS encoding VOC family protein: MTAPPAPALPGGVTLATPDPDAARAFYTDLLGWAYAAPSGPHAGRTGATVAYAGGTPAAGLEPGTGPARWWTVLAAGDVDAVRAAAGRAGARVDGDDVHDPLGGSFRLRAGTDVVAPGPGRPSWYEYMTTAPAAADRFHADALGLRASVPPGAPDDSYALLLADGRPVAGRLALPPPLAGLLPTGWMVYFAVADPDDVAGRAQALGGRLLVPPRDVPTGRVAALADPAGAVFTVVRLAPTPAA; this comes from the coding sequence GTGACCGCACCCCCCGCGCCGGCGCTGCCCGGCGGCGTCACGCTCGCTACCCCCGACCCCGACGCCGCCCGCGCCTTCTACACCGACCTGCTCGGCTGGGCGTACGCCGCACCGTCCGGCCCGCACGCCGGGCGGACCGGGGCGACCGTCGCGTACGCCGGGGGGACGCCCGCCGCCGGGCTGGAGCCGGGCACCGGGCCGGCCCGCTGGTGGACGGTGCTCGCCGCCGGCGACGTCGACGCCGTCCGGGCCGCCGCCGGCCGGGCCGGGGCGCGCGTCGACGGCGACGACGTGCACGACCCGCTCGGCGGGTCCTTCCGACTGCGCGCCGGCACCGACGTCGTCGCCCCCGGCCCGGGGCGGCCGAGCTGGTACGAGTACATGACGACCGCCCCCGCCGCCGCCGACCGGTTCCACGCCGACGCCCTGGGGTTGCGGGCGAGCGTGCCGCCGGGCGCGCCCGACGACTCGTATGCCCTGCTGCTGGCCGACGGGCGGCCCGTCGCCGGCCGGCTGGCGCTGCCCCCGCCGTTGGCGGGCCTGCTGCCGACCGGCTGGATGGTCTACTTCGCCGTCGCCGACCCCGACGACGTGGCCGGGCGGGCGCAGGCGCTGGGCGGGCGGCTGCTGGTGCCGCCGCGCGACGTGCCGACCGGCCGGGTGGCCGCGCTCGCCGACCCGGCGGGGGCGGTGTTCACCGTCGTCCGCCTGGCCCCCACCCCGGCGGCGTAG